One region of Nitrospiraceae bacterium genomic DNA includes:
- a CDS encoding 50S ribosomal protein L25, with translation MKFDLAVTVREKSGKGAARQLRREGQVPGVLYGQGECLLVTINPDALAKILNSHAGSTALLSLTITGAKAKPKRTALLRDFQVDPVEGHVLHADFFEISMDKPIRVKVPLHVIGGMPEGVKEGGILHHNMRELHIECLPSALPDFIEVDASALKIGQGIHLKEMTKKDGLRYLDDPDQMVVSVAAPMSDAKLEALLTSQAVGPEGAKEPEVALKGKAVAEAAEGAAAAAPGAAAPAGAEAKPGEKKEPAAAAAPKAEKKEPEKKK, from the coding sequence ATGAAATTCGATTTAGCGGTGACGGTTCGAGAGAAAAGCGGTAAGGGGGCGGCGCGCCAACTCCGGCGCGAGGGGCAAGTCCCTGGCGTACTCTACGGTCAAGGGGAGTGTCTCCTGGTTACGATCAATCCAGACGCGTTGGCTAAGATTCTCAATTCGCATGCGGGAAGCACGGCGTTGCTTTCACTCACGATTACCGGAGCGAAAGCTAAGCCCAAGCGAACGGCCTTGCTCCGCGACTTTCAAGTCGACCCGGTCGAGGGTCACGTACTCCACGCGGACTTCTTCGAAATTTCCATGGACAAGCCGATTCGCGTGAAGGTGCCTCTGCATGTGATCGGTGGCATGCCAGAGGGTGTGAAAGAAGGCGGCATCCTTCACCATAATATGCGCGAGTTGCACATCGAATGTTTGCCGTCAGCGCTACCCGATTTCATTGAAGTGGATGCTTCAGCGCTTAAGATCGGCCAGGGAATCCACTTGAAAGAGATGACGAAGAAGGACGGCCTGCGTTATCTGGACGATCCCGACCAGATGGTCGTGAGCGTGGCGGCGCCGATGTCTGATGCGAAGCTCGAAGCGCTCTTGACCAGTCAAGCTGTGGGACCGGAAGGAGCGAAGGAACCGGAAGTCGCCCTCAAAGGGAAGGCGGTGGCTGAAGCAGCGGAAGGGGCTGCAGCAGCAGCGCCTGGAGCGGCCGCCCCAGCTGGTGCCGAAGCCAAGCCAGGCGAGAAAAAGGAACCGGCCGCGGCGGCAGCACCAAAAGCTGAGAAGAAGGAACCCGAGAAGAAGAAGTAA
- a CDS encoding ribose-phosphate pyrophosphokinase has translation MNRELKIFSGNANLALAQEICAYLGQKLGEATVSSFSDGEIRVKIEENVRGADVFVVQSCCQPVNDSLMELLIIIDALKRSSANRITAVIPYFGYARQDRKDQPRVPISAKLVADLISTAGTDRVLTMDLHAGQIQGFFNVPVDHLYALPVLLDYITKKKFNDLVVVSPDAGGVERARAFAKRLQANLAIIDKRREGPNQTQIMNIIGDVEGKSVLLLDDMIDTAGTIVQGAQACADKGAREVWTACTHAVLTGPSLERIQKSCLKQVIVTNTIPLRGKEQTCPKLHQLSVAPLLGEAIRRIHEDESVSSLFA, from the coding sequence ATGAACAGAGAATTGAAAATCTTCTCTGGCAACGCAAACTTGGCGCTCGCCCAAGAAATTTGCGCCTATCTGGGGCAGAAACTTGGCGAAGCCACGGTGTCATCGTTTAGCGATGGAGAAATCCGAGTCAAGATCGAGGAAAACGTCCGTGGGGCCGATGTCTTTGTCGTGCAGTCCTGCTGTCAACCGGTCAATGACTCGCTCATGGAATTGCTCATTATCATCGATGCGCTGAAACGCTCGTCGGCGAATCGTATTACCGCAGTGATACCGTACTTTGGCTATGCGAGGCAGGACAGAAAAGATCAACCCCGTGTACCCATTTCTGCAAAGCTGGTGGCGGATCTCATCAGCACAGCCGGCACCGACCGTGTGTTGACGATGGATCTCCATGCCGGACAGATTCAGGGATTTTTCAACGTGCCCGTGGACCATCTCTACGCGCTCCCGGTGTTGCTGGATTACATTACGAAAAAGAAGTTCAACGACCTGGTCGTGGTCTCGCCGGATGCCGGTGGCGTGGAACGGGCCAGGGCCTTCGCCAAGCGGCTCCAAGCGAACTTGGCGATCATCGACAAACGGCGCGAGGGGCCGAACCAGACACAGATTATGAACATTATCGGCGACGTCGAAGGCAAGAGCGTGTTGTTGCTTGATGACATGATCGATACGGCCGGGACCATCGTTCAGGGGGCGCAAGCCTGCGCCGATAAGGGCGCGCGGGAAGTGTGGACGGCTTGTACCCACGCGGTCCTCACCGGGCCGTCCTTGGAGCGAATACAGAAATCCTGCTTGAAGCAGGTGATCGTCACCAATACCATCCCCTTGCGGGGTAAGGAACAGACTTGTCCGAAGCTGCATCAATTATCGGTAGCCCCACTGTTGGGCGAGGCCATCCGGCGCATTCATGAGGATGAGTCGGTCAGTTCCTTGTTTGCCTGA
- the ispE gene encoding 4-(cytidine 5'-diphospho)-2-C-methyl-D-erythritol kinase, which yields MTKVPLASSELIVLAPAKVNLILRILDRRSDGYHNLWSVMQTVTLQDEVRIRLRPGHEGIQLQCDVPELAVDRTNLVHRAASAVLARAGHSIGVEIDLRKRIPMGAGLGGGSSDAAATIVGLNQLLQLNWSLTQMAEVGQSLGSDVPFFLYGPTAIVSGRGETVQPVAIEGFRWAVLVNPGFGVETKWAYSELASTRKGVRPLSRLHQEIDHQRRIRWSDLCAAAENDFEAPVFAAHAGLREIKQALLDRGADIALLSGSGATVFGLFPDETRARGAEAHCLRDNRLNVFVVSTCSGPVVCH from the coding sequence GTGACTAAGGTACCGTTAGCATCCTCCGAACTCATCGTTCTTGCTCCTGCAAAAGTCAATCTCATCCTTCGTATTCTCGACCGCCGTTCCGATGGCTACCATAACCTCTGGTCGGTTATGCAGACCGTGACGCTGCAGGACGAAGTGCGTATCCGACTTCGTCCCGGTCATGAGGGTATACAGCTTCAGTGTGACGTCCCGGAGCTGGCGGTCGACCGTACCAACCTGGTCCATCGCGCGGCATCCGCGGTGCTGGCGCGCGCAGGGCACTCAATCGGAGTCGAAATCGACTTGCGGAAACGCATTCCCATGGGAGCCGGCCTCGGCGGAGGGAGCAGTGATGCCGCGGCGACCATTGTCGGACTGAACCAGTTGCTGCAACTGAACTGGTCTCTGACACAGATGGCAGAAGTCGGGCAGTCGTTAGGGAGCGATGTGCCGTTCTTTCTGTACGGCCCCACCGCGATTGTATCGGGTCGAGGGGAAACGGTTCAGCCTGTGGCCATAGAAGGCTTCAGATGGGCAGTTCTCGTCAATCCGGGGTTCGGCGTCGAAACGAAATGGGCCTATAGCGAACTGGCCTCGACGAGGAAAGGAGTTCGTCCCTTGTCACGTCTCCACCAGGAGATCGATCACCAGCGGCGCATAAGATGGAGTGATCTCTGCGCCGCAGCCGAAAACGATTTTGAAGCTCCGGTGTTCGCCGCTCATGCGGGACTCCGCGAAATCAAGCAGGCTCTCTTGGACCGAGGGGCGGACATCGCGCTTCTTTCAGGAAGTGGTGCGACAGTATTCGGTCTGTTTCCTGATGAGACCCGAGCGCGTGGGGCAGAGGCCCATTGCTTACGTGACAACAGGTTGAACGTCTTTGTTGTGTCAACCTGTTCCGGGCCCGTGGTGTGTCACTGA
- a CDS encoding type II secretion system F family protein, translating into MGTFAYVGRNRSGAVKKGELSAKTRDEAVDQLRRQNVVVTSLEQKTGKAGGFNVNSLLGSGLTDKDLVVFTRQFGTMINAGLPLVQCLEILSTQSENKLLRETVGEVKTQVEAGSTFSDALRKFPKVFDDLYVNMVHAGEVGGLLDTILTRLAKHIEKAMKLKGQIKSAMVYPSAIIGVAVTVISVLMIWVIPIFAKMFNELSGGKVGLPGPTQLVIDVSNIFQSYWYVMIGVIVATVFAIKKYRATPQGRMNIDRLLLKIPVVGDLIRKASVAKLTRTLGTLISSGVPLLEGLLICAKTSGNKVIEEVLINARVSISGGKTIAEPLAKSEVFPKMVTHMIAVGESTGALDAMLGKIADFYEDEVDQAVASLTSLLEPVMMVVLGVVIGFIVIAMYLPIFQMANAIG; encoded by the coding sequence ATGGGTACATTTGCATACGTCGGGAGAAATCGGTCAGGTGCCGTCAAGAAAGGGGAATTGTCGGCCAAGACCCGCGATGAGGCGGTCGATCAGCTACGTAGACAAAATGTGGTCGTCACCAGCCTGGAACAAAAAACAGGAAAGGCCGGCGGTTTCAACGTCAATTCCCTTCTCGGTTCAGGATTGACTGATAAAGATCTAGTCGTGTTCACCCGGCAGTTCGGCACGATGATCAATGCGGGATTGCCGTTGGTGCAATGCTTGGAAATCCTATCGACACAATCTGAAAACAAATTGCTGCGCGAGACCGTCGGCGAGGTCAAAACTCAAGTTGAGGCCGGCTCGACCTTTTCAGATGCGCTTCGCAAATTTCCCAAAGTCTTTGATGATCTTTATGTCAACATGGTGCACGCCGGAGAAGTTGGCGGGCTGCTTGACACGATTTTGACGCGGCTGGCCAAGCACATTGAAAAAGCGATGAAGCTGAAGGGTCAGATCAAATCCGCCATGGTCTATCCGTCCGCCATCATCGGAGTTGCGGTCACGGTAATTTCTGTCCTCATGATCTGGGTCATCCCGATTTTCGCAAAAATGTTCAATGAGCTATCTGGCGGGAAAGTGGGACTGCCGGGCCCGACGCAACTTGTCATCGACGTCAGTAATATTTTCCAGTCGTATTGGTATGTGATGATTGGCGTCATTGTTGCGACCGTTTTCGCCATCAAAAAGTATCGCGCGACGCCCCAGGGCCGGATGAATATCGACAGACTGCTGCTCAAAATTCCCGTCGTCGGGGATTTAATTCGAAAAGCTTCGGTAGCCAAATTGACCCGCACGCTCGGCACGTTGATTTCCAGTGGCGTCCCGTTATTGGAAGGCCTCTTGATCTGCGCCAAAACCTCCGGCAACAAAGTGATTGAGGAGGTTCTGATCAATGCCCGTGTGAGTATCAGCGGTGGGAAAACCATCGCCGAGCCGTTGGCGAAAAGCGAAGTATTCCCCAAGATGGTGACGCACATGATCGCGGTGGGTGAGTCCACTGGCGCGCTCGATGCAATGTTAGGAAAGATCGCTGACTTCTATGAAGATGAAGTCGATCAAGCCGTGGCGTCTCTGACATCGTTGCTTGAACCGGTCATGATGGTCGTGTTGGGCGTTGTGATCGGCTTTATCGTCATTGCCATGTATCTCCCGATTTTCCAGATGGCGAACGCGATCGGCTAA
- a CDS encoding DUF177 domain-containing protein, giving the protein MEMLIGDAMDLLTPKIADIAAAGLSLSGEVTAEELGLSEAEAVIKAPLAVTMDLAKADGLITVTGVVEGTIVRQCVRCLREYDDPLAFSIRAAYAPEVKAAQRRPKQVAVRKSQLVPVESGEDSEEELDDQYHYQGDHVELAPMVREHVILAAPMQPLCTEDCAGLCASCGKDLNEGPCLCAGDPPASTFRVIRSTKQQTGDHGAA; this is encoded by the coding sequence ATGGAAATGCTCATAGGTGATGCGATGGACCTCCTCACACCGAAAATCGCTGACATTGCTGCGGCGGGGCTCTCGTTGTCCGGTGAGGTGACTGCCGAAGAGCTGGGATTGAGTGAAGCCGAGGCCGTCATTAAGGCTCCGCTTGCGGTGACGATGGATCTGGCCAAAGCCGATGGGCTCATCACGGTTACAGGAGTGGTGGAAGGCACGATCGTTCGGCAGTGTGTGCGATGCTTAAGAGAGTATGACGATCCGCTCGCATTTTCCATTCGAGCGGCCTACGCGCCTGAGGTCAAAGCCGCCCAGCGGCGTCCCAAGCAGGTGGCTGTGAGAAAATCGCAATTAGTTCCCGTCGAGTCGGGAGAGGATTCAGAAGAGGAATTGGACGATCAATATCATTATCAGGGTGATCATGTTGAATTGGCGCCGATGGTGCGGGAGCACGTGATCCTGGCAGCGCCGATGCAGCCGTTGTGCACAGAGGACTGTGCGGGACTTTGTGCCTCATGTGGAAAAGATTTGAACGAGGGCCCCTGTCTCTGTGCAGGCGATCCACCGGCATCAACATTCCGAGTGATCCGGAGCACGAAACAACAGACCGGTGATCACGGCGCCGCTTAA
- the rpsR gene encoding 30S ribosomal protein S18 has translation MDRDRGGDGSGREGGGGGGRFFQRRRPCRFCLDKGSIDFKDVGLLRNFLTERGRIVPRRISGNCLGHQRELTVAIKRARHIALISFAEER, from the coding sequence ATGGATCGTGATCGTGGGGGAGATGGTAGCGGACGAGAAGGCGGTGGGGGAGGCGGACGATTTTTTCAACGCCGTCGGCCGTGCCGTTTTTGTCTCGATAAGGGGTCGATTGATTTCAAAGACGTCGGATTGCTGCGGAACTTTCTCACGGAGCGCGGGCGGATTGTTCCCCGGCGCATTTCCGGAAATTGCCTGGGCCATCAGCGCGAATTGACGGTGGCCATCAAACGGGCGCGTCACATCGCCCTGATCAGCTTTGCGGAAGAACGATAA
- a CDS encoding sigma-54 dependent transcriptional regulator, translating to MEKILVVDDEKSLREVLSIMLKRAGYTVTEACDGDEAIGHVNKEIYDLVITDLRMPKADGMDVLKAVKSSSPDTVVLVITAFATSDSAVEAMKQGAYDYLTKPFQVDEVQLIIRNALEKRRLSTENMLLKREMASQSSFAKIVGQSEAMQKVFDVVKKVADARSNILICGESGTGKELVARAIHYNSARSAMPFVAVNCSAVPETLLESELFGHVKGSFTGAISNKAGLFEVANGGTIFLDEIGDTTPTIQVKLLRVIQEREFRRVGGNQDMKVDVRVIAATNRDLEKAVAEGAFREDLYYRLDVIPIRLPPLRLRTGDIPLLVTHFLEKFSQDSGKPAPILTPEALHVLLEHEWRGNVRELENLIERVVAFSSGAPVTDADVRGWLHRSVTPQQPGMPTDLPDDGLDLEALINGIEKDLLLKALERAKWVKKKAAQLLRLNTRSFRYRLEKYAIKGGRD from the coding sequence GTGGAAAAAATCTTAGTCGTCGATGATGAGAAAAGCCTGCGGGAAGTCTTGAGCATTATGCTCAAGCGAGCCGGATATACCGTCACGGAGGCTTGTGACGGCGATGAAGCGATCGGTCACGTCAACAAAGAGATCTACGATTTAGTCATCACCGACCTCCGCATGCCGAAGGCGGACGGAATGGATGTCCTCAAAGCGGTCAAGTCCTCGTCACCCGATACCGTTGTGTTGGTCATTACGGCCTTCGCCACGTCCGATTCAGCGGTCGAGGCGATGAAACAAGGCGCGTACGATTACCTGACGAAACCGTTTCAAGTCGACGAAGTGCAATTGATCATCCGCAATGCGCTGGAAAAGCGGCGGCTCTCCACGGAGAACATGCTGCTGAAGCGCGAAATGGCGAGTCAGTCCTCATTCGCAAAAATCGTCGGTCAGAGCGAGGCCATGCAGAAGGTGTTTGACGTAGTCAAGAAGGTTGCAGACGCCAGGAGCAATATCCTCATCTGCGGGGAAAGCGGGACTGGCAAGGAATTGGTCGCGCGCGCGATTCACTACAACAGCGCCCGGAGTGCGATGCCGTTTGTGGCGGTGAACTGCAGCGCCGTCCCGGAAACGTTGTTGGAAAGCGAACTCTTCGGCCATGTGAAAGGCTCCTTCACCGGCGCCATTTCCAATAAGGCCGGTCTCTTTGAAGTGGCCAACGGCGGGACTATCTTTCTGGACGAGATCGGGGACACGACGCCGACGATCCAAGTGAAGTTATTGCGAGTCATCCAGGAACGGGAGTTCCGCCGAGTCGGCGGTAACCAAGATATGAAGGTAGACGTCCGTGTGATCGCAGCGACCAATCGCGATTTGGAGAAAGCGGTGGCAGAGGGAGCGTTTCGCGAAGACTTGTACTATCGACTGGACGTCATCCCGATCCGACTCCCGCCTCTTCGCCTCCGGACCGGCGACATCCCGCTCCTGGTCACTCATTTCCTGGAGAAATTTTCGCAAGACAGCGGTAAGCCGGCCCCAATATTGACGCCGGAGGCCTTGCACGTCCTCTTGGAGCACGAATGGCGAGGCAATGTGCGCGAATTGGAGAACCTCATCGAGCGCGTCGTGGCCTTCTCGTCTGGGGCCCCCGTCACCGATGCAGATGTGCGCGGCTGGCTCCATCGGTCTGTGACACCACAACAGCCCGGGATGCCGACGGATTTGCCGGACGACGGCTTGGATCTTGAGGCGCTGATCAACGGCATCGAAAAGGATCTGTTGCTGAAGGCGCTAGAGCGTGCGAAGTGGGTCAAGAAGAAGGCGGCCCAACTGTTAAGGCTGAACACGCGGTCGTTTCGCTATCGGTTAGAGAAGTATGCTATTAAAGGAGGTCGTGACTAA
- a CDS encoding single-stranded DNA-binding protein — MAGFNKVILMGNLTRNPELRYTPSGTPVASFGLATSRRFKQGEELKEEVCFVDIVVFGKQAEHCGQYLSKGNGAIIEGRLQQRRWETEDGQKRSKHEVVAQTVTFMPKRGETSGGEPPMPEDVGFESEEHV; from the coding sequence GTGGCAGGATTTAACAAAGTCATCCTCATGGGGAATCTGACGCGCAATCCGGAATTGCGCTATACCCCGAGCGGCACGCCGGTAGCGAGCTTTGGCTTAGCCACCAGCCGTCGATTCAAGCAAGGCGAGGAGTTGAAAGAAGAAGTCTGCTTCGTCGACATCGTCGTGTTCGGGAAGCAGGCCGAACATTGCGGGCAATATTTGAGCAAGGGGAACGGCGCGATCATCGAAGGCCGGTTGCAGCAGCGTCGCTGGGAAACAGAAGACGGTCAAAAGCGGAGTAAGCACGAAGTTGTCGCGCAGACGGTCACGTTTATGCCGAAGCGCGGCGAGACCAGCGGTGGTGAGCCACCGATGCCGGAGGATGTAGGCTTTGAATCTGAAGAACATGTCTAA
- the rpmF gene encoding 50S ribosomal protein L32: MPNPKHKHSRARRDKRRTAKLRMTPPGMSVCPQCHELKLPHYACFNCGTYKGKAVIQVEET; this comes from the coding sequence ATGCCAAATCCGAAGCATAAACACTCACGAGCCAGACGCGATAAGCGACGAACGGCCAAGTTGCGCATGACACCGCCCGGTATGTCGGTATGCCCCCAATGCCACGAATTGAAACTGCCACATTATGCCTGCTTCAATTGCGGGACCTACAAGGGCAAGGCGGTTATCCAGGTCGAAGAAACATGA
- the rpsF gene encoding 30S ribosomal protein S6: MELYESLFIIRPSVSDEETNTLIEKMKGVADKTGAQFIKAENWGRKKLAYEVRRERKGTYVYFYFKAPNNTVGELERAYRLEDNIIKFLTVHLEKELVPRRPMEAPSEEFAGGRI, from the coding sequence ATGGAGCTCTACGAGTCTCTATTCATTATTCGTCCATCCGTCTCCGATGAGGAGACGAACACGCTCATCGAGAAGATGAAGGGCGTTGCCGACAAAACCGGCGCGCAGTTCATCAAAGCCGAAAATTGGGGTCGGAAGAAGCTTGCCTATGAAGTCCGTCGGGAGCGGAAGGGCACGTACGTTTACTTTTACTTCAAGGCGCCCAACAATACCGTGGGTGAACTGGAGCGTGCGTATCGCTTGGAAGACAACATCATCAAATTTCTGACCGTGCATCTCGAGAAAGAGTTGGTGCCGCGTCGGCCGATGGAAGCCCCGTCAGAGGAGTTCGCTGGTGGCAGGATTTAA
- a CDS encoding ATP-binding protein, translating to MKDLRNRLHWLMALRVAVVTLLLGFSLAFQASNGERVETFYTLIIATYALTIPSALLLRSVSTPFALTTFFWAQVGIDFALETLLVAKTGGVESPFAVLYVITVAVASLVPRRRVGVLTACSCMILFGIVTNVQLYGLLEPWGWLPKSRLTGPETLQTFGAYGLAFLVVGFLSGALADQLQQADQSLREKEQGLTRLQAFHENIVQSISSGVFTTDASGGITSFNPAALEATGYMLSQVLGRPWREIFNWHPNQQSDERLAVTLPTMVRFDVECKRADGNRLILGMTLAPLHEQGHQTGLVGVFKDLTQIRELEEEMRRKEWLASLGEMSAGMAHEIRNPLGALAGAMQMLRQDATGDETNRRLMDIAIREATRLDTIITEFLQYARPPALNLVECNLHKILAETLDLVQHEARTRSHIKISTSLTTEPLTAKVDQDQLKQVFWNLSMNAFDAMPEGGQLTISTGSRLIDMGGKRCEVIEIAFHDTGDGIPKQLLDKIFLPFFTTKKQGSGLGLAAVHRIVDLHGGWIKVESQEQQGSRFVVCLPRSGGEGMRLWHEGRTPWKKS from the coding sequence ATGAAAGACTTGCGCAATCGATTGCATTGGTTGATGGCCCTGCGAGTGGCCGTCGTCACCTTATTGTTGGGGTTCTCTCTTGCCTTCCAAGCATCGAACGGTGAGCGAGTCGAAACGTTCTACACTCTCATCATTGCCACCTACGCCCTTACAATCCCTTCCGCATTGTTACTTCGATCGGTTTCAACTCCGTTCGCGCTCACCACGTTCTTTTGGGCCCAGGTAGGAATCGATTTCGCACTCGAGACGTTGTTGGTAGCCAAGACGGGTGGGGTCGAAAGCCCGTTTGCCGTGCTGTATGTCATCACGGTAGCGGTCGCGAGTCTCGTTCCGCGTCGTCGCGTCGGAGTCCTCACGGCCTGTTCGTGCATGATCCTGTTTGGAATTGTGACGAACGTCCAACTCTATGGTCTACTTGAGCCTTGGGGGTGGCTTCCGAAAAGTCGCCTGACCGGTCCGGAAACCCTTCAAACCTTCGGAGCCTATGGGTTGGCCTTCCTCGTGGTGGGCTTCCTGAGCGGTGCGTTGGCCGACCAGTTGCAGCAAGCGGATCAATCATTGCGTGAGAAGGAGCAGGGACTCACCCGGCTCCAGGCCTTTCATGAGAATATCGTCCAAAGTATCAGTAGCGGCGTCTTTACAACGGATGCGTCTGGAGGCATCACGTCGTTCAACCCGGCCGCGCTGGAAGCGACGGGCTATATGCTGAGCCAGGTGTTGGGACGGCCGTGGCGGGAGATCTTCAATTGGCATCCCAACCAGCAATCCGACGAACGGCTTGCGGTGACACTTCCGACGATGGTCCGCTTCGACGTGGAATGCAAACGAGCTGATGGCAATCGGCTGATTCTCGGCATGACGCTCGCCCCCCTTCACGAGCAGGGACACCAGACGGGTTTGGTAGGGGTGTTCAAGGATCTCACGCAGATTCGAGAACTCGAAGAGGAAATGCGTCGAAAAGAATGGCTGGCCAGTCTGGGTGAAATGTCCGCCGGGATGGCCCACGAGATTCGAAACCCCTTAGGGGCTTTGGCGGGCGCGATGCAGATGCTCCGCCAGGACGCGACCGGGGACGAGACGAACCGCCGGTTGATGGATATCGCGATCCGAGAAGCGACGAGACTCGACACCATTATCACGGAGTTTCTGCAATACGCCCGCCCACCGGCCCTCAATCTGGTCGAGTGCAATCTTCACAAAATTCTTGCCGAGACTCTGGATCTCGTTCAACATGAAGCTCGGACACGTTCTCACATCAAGATCAGCACCTCGCTGACGACTGAACCTCTGACCGCGAAGGTCGATCAGGATCAGTTGAAGCAGGTGTTCTGGAACCTGTCCATGAATGCGTTTGATGCCATGCCGGAGGGTGGGCAATTGACGATTTCGACTGGGTCCCGCCTGATTGATATGGGAGGGAAAAGGTGCGAGGTAATCGAGATCGCCTTTCACGATACAGGAGACGGCATCCCCAAACAACTTCTGGATAAAATTTTCCTTCCGTTCTTTACGACCAAGAAGCAAGGGTCGGGGTTGGGTCTCGCGGCTGTGCATCGGATTGTCGATTTGCATGGAGGCTGGATTAAGGTGGAGAGTCAGGAACAGCAAGGGTCTCGATTTGTCGTCTGTCTTCCGCGCTCCGGTGGCGAAGGCATGCGGCTGTGGCATGAGGGTAGGACGCCGTGGAAAAAATCTTAG
- the ychF gene encoding redox-regulated ATPase YchF encodes MTGDEQAKLVTHHVSHITIDMGLCCGMIGLPNVGKTTVFNALVGAGAVVANYPFSTVETNVGIATVPDPRVDKLVEIFKSKKKTPSTLEVRDIAGLVEGASTGEGLGNQFLGQIREVDALMHVVRCFQGGDVVHVSGSVNPIRDIGTIETELLLADLETLDRRKQRVEKKVRAGDKKAGFEMTFLQRLTELLNKGEWLGNLHYTPEERVILDECQLLAAKPVLFVANISDGANADEAMVKTVRDFAEKRSARVVTICGQIEAELSALPEEDRGAFLKDMGLTESGLVRLTREAYALLNLITFFTAGETESRAWPLRKGLTAPQAAGKIHSDMERGFIRAEVYHYDDLVACGSEAKVKEKGLFRLEGREYVIKEGDVVYFRFNV; translated from the coding sequence GTGACCGGTGACGAGCAGGCGAAACTCGTCACGCATCACGTTTCACACATCACGATAGATATGGGACTGTGTTGCGGCATGATCGGATTGCCGAACGTCGGGAAGACGACGGTGTTCAATGCGCTGGTCGGCGCTGGTGCGGTCGTCGCCAATTATCCCTTCTCGACCGTGGAGACGAACGTCGGTATCGCGACGGTCCCGGACCCGCGGGTCGACAAGCTTGTCGAGATCTTCAAATCGAAGAAGAAGACGCCGAGTACGCTGGAGGTGCGGGACATCGCGGGATTGGTTGAGGGAGCCAGCACCGGCGAAGGATTGGGCAATCAGTTTCTGGGACAAATTAGAGAAGTGGATGCGCTGATGCACGTCGTCCGTTGTTTCCAAGGCGGTGACGTGGTCCACGTCAGTGGCAGTGTCAATCCGATTCGCGACATCGGCACCATCGAAACGGAACTCTTGCTTGCCGACTTGGAAACGCTGGATCGTCGCAAACAGCGTGTGGAGAAAAAAGTGAGGGCCGGCGATAAGAAAGCCGGCTTTGAGATGACGTTTCTCCAACGGTTGACGGAATTGCTGAACAAGGGTGAGTGGTTGGGGAACTTGCATTACACGCCCGAGGAGCGGGTGATTTTGGACGAGTGCCAATTACTCGCGGCCAAGCCGGTCCTGTTCGTCGCGAACATCTCGGATGGGGCTAACGCCGACGAGGCGATGGTCAAGACGGTGCGTGACTTCGCCGAGAAGCGCAGTGCGCGGGTCGTGACGATCTGCGGCCAGATCGAGGCCGAGCTTTCGGCGTTGCCGGAAGAGGACCGGGGCGCCTTTCTGAAAGACATGGGACTCACGGAATCGGGTCTTGTGCGCCTCACGCGCGAAGCCTATGCGTTGCTCAATCTGATTACGTTCTTCACCGCCGGCGAAACTGAGTCACGCGCCTGGCCGTTACGGAAAGGACTCACGGCTCCCCAGGCAGCGGGCAAAATCCACTCCGACATGGAGCGAGGCTTCATTCGGGCCGAGGTGTATCACTACGATGATCTTGTAGCCTGCGGATCGGAGGCGAAGGTGAAGGAGAAGGGGTTGTTTCGGCTCGAAGGAAGAGAATACGTGATCAAAGAAGGGGATGTGGTCTATTTCCGGTTTAATGTATAG
- the pth gene encoding aminoacyl-tRNA hydrolase, with translation MRLIVGLGNPGSAYAKTRHNVGTRVVERAAARWSIRLTTRGTAQRGSGRLGSELLELAGTLDWMNVTGPPLKGLLRELKLTIDDLVLIHDDLDLEPGRLRIKQTGGDGGHNGIKSVIETLDTQQFVRLKIGIGRPAPHQNPADYVLEPFTNDEVEVLNPCLDRAVDALEYLVHRGVAAAMSEFNVREKEKSDE, from the coding sequence TTGCGCCTGATTGTTGGTTTGGGCAACCCCGGCAGCGCCTACGCCAAAACCCGCCACAATGTCGGCACGCGGGTCGTCGAACGAGCGGCCGCTCGGTGGTCGATCCGTCTCACCACACGCGGTACAGCCCAGCGCGGGTCCGGGCGGTTGGGGTCCGAGTTGCTCGAACTTGCCGGTACCCTCGACTGGATGAATGTCACAGGTCCTCCGCTGAAAGGGCTCCTGCGCGAGCTCAAGCTAACCATCGACGATCTCGTCCTCATTCACGACGATCTGGATCTGGAACCAGGTCGGCTGCGGATCAAGCAAACCGGTGGTGACGGCGGCCACAACGGAATCAAATCGGTTATCGAAACGCTGGATACACAGCAGTTCGTGCGGCTGAAGATCGGCATCGGGAGGCCCGCACCACATCAGAATCCGGCCGACTATGTGCTGGAACCGTTCACAAACGACGAGGTTGAAGTTCTCAACCCCTGTCTCGATCGTGCGGTCGACGCGCTGGAATATTTGGTGCATCGAGGAGTGGCGGCGGCAATGAGCGAGTTTAACGTGCGGGAGAAGGAGAAGAGTGACGAGTGA